The region GTTCTACGACGGATTCCAGGAGCCGCTCGCGCATCTGATCGAGGCCGGAAGCGACATCTTCCTCATGCCCTCGCGGTACGAGCCGTGCGGGCTGAACCAGATGTACAGCCTCAAGTACGGCACCGTCCCGATCGTGCGGAGGACAGGCGGCCTGGCCGACACGGTGGAGCCCTACGATCCCAGGACCGGGCGCGGCACCGGGTTCGTGTTCGAGCACTACACGCCGGAGGGGCTCCGGTGGGCGATCGAGCTGGCGCTCGAGGCGTTCCGCGACCACGAGGCGTGGGTCCGGCTCGGGCTCGCCGGCATGGAGAAGGACTTCTCGTGGGAGAAGCAGGCGGGCGAGTACGTGCAGCTGTATGCGCGCGTCGGGTCGGGTGCCACGGCGAGGGAAGGAGTGCCCGGATGAACGTGATCTTCGTCGAGCCCTGCTTCCCGCAGAACCAGGCGCGCTTCGTGCGCGCGCTGGCCGCCGCGGGGGCGCGCGTGCACGGGATCGGCGAGCGCCCGTTCGAGGCGCTGGACGAGGAGACGCGCCGCTCCATGGTCTGGTACGAGCGGATCGGCTCGGTCGTCGACGAGGACGCCCTCCTCGCGGCGGTGCGGCGGGCCCAGGGACGCGAGTGGATCGACCGGCTCGAGGCCACGGTCGAGGCGCACATCATGCCGGCGGCGCGCGTGCGCGAGGCGTGCGGAATCCCGGGCACGTCGGTCCGCACGGCGCACCTCTGCCGCGACAAGCCGGCGATGAAGGAGGCGCTCCGGGCCGGAGGCATCCCGACGGCGGCGTCGACGGGAGCGTCGTCGGCGGACGAGGTGCGCGTGTTCGCGGAGCGGGTCGGCTTCCCCTTGATCGTGAAGCCCCGCGACGCCGCGGGAGCCTCGGGCACGAGCAAGGTGGACGACTGGGACCAGCTCGCGCACGCGGTGCGCGAGGCCGGATTCGAGCGCGGCGGCTCCGTGGCGGTCGAGGAGTTCGTGGAGGGACACGAGGGCTTCTACGACACGATCACGATCGGCGGGAACGTGGCCCACGAGTTCGTGACCCACTACTACCCGAACGTGCTCGAGGCCATGCGCACGCGCTGGATCTCGCCCCAGTTCATCGCGACGAACCGGATCGATTCGGCGCCCGCGTACGCCGAGCTCAAGGAGCTGGGCCGGCGGGTGCTCCCGCTGCTCGGGATCGAGACCTCCGCGACCCACATGGAGTGGTTCTACGGGCCGAAGGGCCTTCGCTTCTCGGAGATCGGCTGCCGCCCGCCGGGGGTGCGCGCGTGGGATCTCTACGGCGCGGGGAACGACCTCGACCTCTACCACGAGTGGGCGATGGCCATCGTGCACGGCCGGACCGACCGGACGGCCTCGCGGCGGTTCTCGGCGGGGATCATCGCGCTTCGCCCCGACCGGGATGGACGCATCACGGGATACGAGGGCGTCGATGCCGTGCGAGAGAAGGTCGGAGACTCGCTCCTCGACGTTCATCTGCCGCCTCCAGGGACGCCCACGCAGCCGGTGGAGGCGGGGTACATGGCGAACGCGTGGGTGCGGCTCAAGCATCCGGACTACGACGCGTTGCGCGAGCTCCTGGACTTCGTCGGACGGACCCTCAAGGTGCGCGCCGCGTGAAGAACCAGCGCAAGCGCGGAACGGCGCGATTCTTCCTCCTGGGGCCGCAGCGGCACCGTCCCACGGTCGTCACGGCCGTGCGCGCGCTCGGACTTTCGGGGAACGATCTCCGCGTCGCCACGGTCACCGCGGGATGGCAGGAGCGGGAGGGCGAGGACCAGGAGCTCCGCGACCACCTGGTCGGAAGCACGACGAACCTCGAGCTCTACCGGCGCGCCGAGCGCGTCTTCGAGCGGGACCCGGAGCTCGCCACCGCGCATCGCGAGCGCCAGGATCTCTTCCGCCGCATGCAGGCCGCCTACCGCGCGAGGCTCCGGTTCGCGATCGACGCGTGCCGCGAGATGGGGCGAGGCGCCGAGCTGGGCGACGACGTCTACCGCATCGAGTGGTCCGCCGCGATGGACGCGGTGCGCGACCTCGATCGCGCGCATCTCGAGCGCGTGCGCGAGGCTCGCGAGGCGTTCGACGAGCGCTGGCGACCCACGGAGCGCGACGCCGTGGCGCGCGAGCGGAAGGAGATCCGCGAGATCCTCGAGCGGGTGAACGTGCTCGCGATCGCGGGCGGCCAGGTGGCGGTGCTCGGAAATCGCCTTCGACTGTTCGGGATCGGCGAGATGTGGGGCGGGAAACCGGTGGTGGCCTGGTCGGCGGGCGCGATGGCGATCGTCGAGCGGATCATCGTGTTCCACGACAGCCCTCCGCACGGGCCCGGAAACCCCGAGGTCCTCGACGTGGGGCTCGGATGGTGCAGCGGGGTCGTGCCGCTCCCGCACGCGCGGCGCCGGCTCCGGCTCGACGACCGGGAGCGCATTTCCCGTACCGCGACGCGGTTTCAGCCGGACCGGTGCGTGGCGCTCGACGACGGCTCGGGCCTCGAGTGGACCGGCTCGCGCTGGGAAGCCTGGCCCGGAACCCGCCTCCTCCACTCCGACGGCACGGTCACCGAGATGGAGCCCTCTTCCGCCGGACGGACGCCCGCGACCCAGGAGGTCGCGTGACCCTCGCGATCGCGGAGCTCATGGCCGGCGGTCCTCCCTCCCCCGAGGCCATTGACCGGTTCCTCACGAGCCATTCGTTCCCGCTCGTGGAAGGGCCGAGCGTGACGTTCGTCTATCGCGGCCAGGCGGATGCCGTGAACCTGAAGCACATGGTGTACGGCCTCCCCTCGATGCAGCCCTTCCGGCGGCTCGAGGGTACCGACCTCTGGCACCTCGTTCTCGAGCTCCCCGAGCGCTCGCGCGTGGAGTACAAGCTCGAGGTGGTCGCGAACGGGACCGGCATGTGGATCGAGGATCCGTTGAATCCGCACCGGAGCCGCGATCCCTTCGGCACGAACTCGGTGGCGCACGGCGCGGGCTACGCGGTGCCCGAGTGGACCCTCGAGGATCCCGATGCGCGCCGCGGCACGCTGCGCGAGGCCGTGATCCCGAGCGCGGCGCTCGGACGGGACGCCCATGTGACGCTCTATCTTCCCGCGCGGCTCCGGCCGACGCGGCGGTACCCGCTCCTGGTCGTCCACGACGGCGGCGACTACCTGCACTACGCCTCGATCCAGACCGTGCTCGACAACCTGATCCACCGGCTCGAGATGGCGGAGACGGTCGTGGCGCTCTCCCATCCCGTCGAACGGCTGGCGGAGTATCCGAACAACCCCGATCACGCCCGGTTCATGGCCGAGGAGCTCGTCCCCTGGCTCGAGTCCGAGCTGCCGCTCCAGGGCACGCCCGAGGGCCGCTGCCTCATGGGCGCCTCCTTCGGCGCCGTCGCTTCGCTGAGCACGGCATGGAGGTATCCGGGAATGTTCGGTAGGCTTCTTCTCCAATCCGGCTCGTTCGCGTTCACCGACATCGGTCGGAGCGAGCGGGGCCCGGCCTTCGAGCCCGTGGTGCGGTTCGTGAACGAGTTCCGGAGCCGCCCCGCCGCGGTCTCCGAGCGGCTCTTCGTGAGCTGCGGCGTCTACGAGTCCCTGATCTACGAGAACCGCTCGCTCGTGCCCCTCCTCCAGTCCACGGGCATGGAGGTGCGGTACGTGGAGGCTCGCGACGGGCACAACTGGGAGAACTGGCGGGACCGGCTCCGGGACGGGCTCTCGTGGCTCCTGCCGGGTC is a window of Candidatus Eisenbacteria bacterium DNA encoding:
- a CDS encoding ATPase, which gives rise to MNVIFVEPCFPQNQARFVRALAAAGARVHGIGERPFEALDEETRRSMVWYERIGSVVDEDALLAAVRRAQGREWIDRLEATVEAHIMPAARVREACGIPGTSVRTAHLCRDKPAMKEALRAGGIPTAASTGASSADEVRVFAERVGFPLIVKPRDAAGASGTSKVDDWDQLAHAVREAGFERGGSVAVEEFVEGHEGFYDTITIGGNVAHEFVTHYYPNVLEAMRTRWISPQFIATNRIDSAPAYAELKELGRRVLPLLGIETSATHMEWFYGPKGLRFSEIGCRPPGVRAWDLYGAGNDLDLYHEWAMAIVHGRTDRTASRRFSAGIIALRPDRDGRITGYEGVDAVREKVGDSLLDVHLPPPGTPTQPVEAGYMANAWVRLKHPDYDALRELLDFVGRTLKVRAA
- a CDS encoding alpha/beta hydrolase-fold protein, with the translated sequence MTLAIAELMAGGPPSPEAIDRFLTSHSFPLVEGPSVTFVYRGQADAVNLKHMVYGLPSMQPFRRLEGTDLWHLVLELPERSRVEYKLEVVANGTGMWIEDPLNPHRSRDPFGTNSVAHGAGYAVPEWTLEDPDARRGTLREAVIPSAALGRDAHVTLYLPARLRPTRRYPLLVVHDGGDYLHYASIQTVLDNLIHRLEMAETVVALSHPVERLAEYPNNPDHARFMAEELVPWLESELPLQGTPEGRCLMGASFGAVASLSTAWRYPGMFGRLLLQSGSFAFTDIGRSERGPAFEPVVRFVNEFRSRPAAVSERLFVSCGVYESLIYENRSLVPLLQSTGMEVRYVEARDGHNWENWRDRLRDGLSWLLPGPLWMIYE
- a CDS encoding Type 1 glutamine amidotransferase-like domain-containing protein — protein: MKNQRKRGTARFFLLGPQRHRPTVVTAVRALGLSGNDLRVATVTAGWQEREGEDQELRDHLVGSTTNLELYRRAERVFERDPELATAHRERQDLFRRMQAAYRARLRFAIDACREMGRGAELGDDVYRIEWSAAMDAVRDLDRAHLERVREAREAFDERWRPTERDAVARERKEIREILERVNVLAIAGGQVAVLGNRLRLFGIGEMWGGKPVVAWSAGAMAIVERIIVFHDSPPHGPGNPEVLDVGLGWCSGVVPLPHARRRLRLDDRERISRTATRFQPDRCVALDDGSGLEWTGSRWEAWPGTRLLHSDGTVTEMEPSSAGRTPATQEVA